The DNA segment ACACCACCGGCAAGGGGCGCCCCACCCGGGGCGCCCCTTCTTTCTGCCGACGGCCAAGGCGCGACGACCGGATCACCGGCCGGCCCTAGTCCTCGGCCCGGGCCTTGAGCCGCTGCAGCGTCGCCGCGATGTGCGCGGCGTTGGCGGTGGCGCGATCGCTGACCCCGGTCGCCCACCCCGCCGGTTTACGGAACCACCCGGGCCTACGGTCCCACGTGCTCTCGGTGACCCGGCAACCCGTGGCCGTCGGCGCGATCTCGTAGCGCCAGTGCGCGACCGGGATGCGCATGCTGTGCACGTCGAATGCGAACACCCGCCCCGGCGCCGCGTCGGTGACGGTGCAGGTGGTGTTCCAGGAGCGCGACCCGTTGCGGTTGCGGCCGACGAACACCGCACCCGGCCGCGCCTCCCCGCCCTTCTTCCACCGCATCTCCGAAGTCTCCTCGGCGAGTTCGGCGAAGGTGGGAAGATCGGTGATGAGGCGGTACACCGCACTCGGGTCGGCGGCGATGTCGACGGTGGCCTGCGCTGACGCGGCGTCCGGGTTCGTCATGACGGTCGATCGTAACGGTCGGAAGAACGGCGGTAGGCGCCTTGTTGGGCAGGATGAAGCGACTCAACGTCAGGAGGTCCGTCATGGCCGGCCGCCCCGTCCTCGAACCCACCGCGCAGCACCCGATCACCGTCACGCCCACCGGACGCCACGTCACGGTGAGCGTCAACGGCGTGGTGATCGCCGAGACCGACGATGCGCTCACCCTGCAGGAAGCCGATTACCCTGCGGTGCAGTACATCCCGATGCGCGATGTCAGCGAATCGGCATTGGTGTGCAGCGACACCGCCACGTACTGCCCATACAAGGGTGACGCCGCCTACTACCACGTCAACGCCGCCGATCAGACGGTCGAGGACGTGATCTGGACCTACGGCACGCCCTATCCGGCGGTCGCCGCCATCGCCGGGCACGTCGCCTTCTATCCGGACAAGGCCGACATCACCGTCGGCTGAGTCGCCGGCCGCCCGGCGAAACGGCATATGGTCTTGATCCGCGTGCTCTAATGGCGACACGACGACCATCGGCGCCGATGGGGGGCTGACCATGCCGAGACTCTCCTCGCCGAGACTTCCCTCGCTGCCCGCTCTCGCCGCCCTGGGCGAGATCCCGCCCGGGCGGACCGTGGACCTGCCCGGCCGGGGCAGCACGTACGTCATCGACTCCGGCCCTCAGGACGGCCCCACCTACCTGCTGCTGCACTCGCTGGCGTGTACCGGGCTGATGACCTGGTATCCGGCGTTGGACGTCGTCAAGCAGTTCGGCCGGGTGGTGGTGTTCGATCAGCGGTGTCACGGGCACGGCATCAGTTC comes from the Mycolicibacterium litorale genome and includes:
- a CDS encoding SRPBCC family protein, whose product is MTNPDAASAQATVDIAADPSAVYRLITDLPTFAELAEETSEMRWKKGGEARPGAVFVGRNRNGSRSWNTTCTVTDAAPGRVFAFDVHSMRIPVAHWRYEIAPTATGCRVTESTWDRRPGWFRKPAGWATGVSDRATANAAHIAATLQRLKARAED
- a CDS encoding DUF427 domain-containing protein; this translates as MAGRPVLEPTAQHPITVTPTGRHVTVSVNGVVIAETDDALTLQEADYPAVQYIPMRDVSESALVCSDTATYCPYKGDAAYYHVNAADQTVEDVIWTYGTPYPAVAAIAGHVAFYPDKADITVG